The Haloplasma contractile SSD-17B genome includes a window with the following:
- a CDS encoding NADH-dependent [FeFe] hydrogenase, group A6: MNKVNVKINGMSFDVPQDYTVLDACREASIDVPTLCFFKDMNETGACRMCVVEVEGARTLLASCVTPVRDGMNIKTSSKRVQNARKTNLELILANHNRECLLCDRNKSCELQDFADSMNVKDIAFKGDTREGRFVDATPSIVRDTSKCILCGRCISVCKKSAGMGILSFVERGFDTYVAPAFDFDMGEAGCIYCGQCINACPVSALKEKPEIDRVWDAINDEKKYVVFQTAPAVRAALGEEFGMEIGNRVTGKMVAALRRLGGNKVFDTNFAADLTIMEEANELLDRIKNGGTLPLITSCSPGWVRILENYYPEFIPNLSTCKSPHQMLGAVTKSYYAEKIGVNPKNMYVVSVMPCIAKKFEKDREEMEVNGIRDIDAVITTRELAKMIKEAGIDFNKLPNEEYDTALGIYSGAGVIFGATGGVMEAALRTAADVLEGKDLETFEYTGVRGVENIKEASLTLGGNEYNIAVVHGGNAAKQLLEMVKNGEKNYHFIEIMGCTGGCVNGGGQPHVHSKIKNSGIDVRTLRAKALYEEDQLCTVRKSHQNKAIQELYRDFLGEPNSHKSHELLHTHYVKREIYPNKK; encoded by the coding sequence ATGAATAAAGTAAATGTAAAAATAAACGGTATGTCATTTGATGTACCGCAAGATTATACAGTGTTAGATGCATGTAGAGAAGCAAGTATAGATGTACCTACATTATGTTTCTTTAAAGATATGAACGAAACAGGGGCTTGTAGAATGTGCGTAGTAGAAGTAGAGGGAGCTCGTACTTTACTTGCATCTTGTGTTACACCGGTACGAGATGGTATGAATATAAAGACTAGTTCTAAACGTGTTCAAAATGCACGAAAAACAAACCTTGAATTGATATTAGCGAACCATAATAGAGAATGCCTATTGTGTGATCGTAATAAGTCATGTGAATTGCAAGACTTTGCAGATAGCATGAACGTAAAAGATATCGCATTTAAAGGTGATACTAGAGAAGGTCGTTTTGTAGACGCAACACCTTCAATCGTGCGAGACACATCAAAGTGTATTTTATGTGGACGTTGTATTAGCGTTTGTAAGAAATCAGCCGGAATGGGGATTTTATCGTTTGTAGAGCGTGGATTCGATACATATGTAGCACCTGCCTTTGATTTTGATATGGGTGAAGCTGGGTGTATATACTGCGGGCAGTGTATAAATGCTTGTCCTGTCTCCGCATTAAAAGAAAAACCAGAAATTGATCGTGTATGGGATGCAATCAATGATGAAAAAAAATATGTTGTATTCCAGACTGCTCCAGCCGTTCGAGCTGCTTTAGGCGAAGAATTTGGAATGGAAATAGGTAACCGAGTAACTGGGAAAATGGTAGCAGCACTTAGAAGACTTGGTGGTAATAAAGTATTTGATACGAACTTCGCGGCTGACTTAACTATTATGGAAGAAGCAAATGAATTACTAGATCGAATTAAAAATGGTGGAACATTACCTCTAATTACGTCATGTTCCCCAGGATGGGTTAGAATTCTTGAGAATTATTATCCAGAATTCATTCCTAATTTATCGACTTGTAAATCTCCTCATCAAATGTTAGGGGCAGTTACAAAATCATACTATGCTGAAAAAATAGGAGTTAATCCTAAGAACATGTATGTTGTATCGGTTATGCCTTGTATTGCTAAAAAGTTTGAAAAAGACCGTGAGGAAATGGAAGTTAATGGTATAAGAGACATTGATGCAGTTATTACAACAAGAGAACTAGCAAAGATGATTAAAGAAGCTGGTATTGACTTTAACAAATTACCAAACGAAGAGTATGATACCGCCTTAGGAATTTATTCAGGAGCTGGTGTAATATTCGGTGCAACTGGAGGAGTAATGGAGGCTGCTCTTAGAACTGCTGCAGATGTACTTGAAGGAAAAGACTTAGAAACATTTGAATATACCGGAGTTCGTGGTGTAGAGAATATTAAGGAAGCATCATTAACTCTTGGTGGAAATGAATATAATATTGCAGTAGTCCACGGTGGAAATGCTGCAAAACAGTTACTTGAGATGGTAAAGAACGGAGAAAAGAATTATCACTTTATCGAGATTATGGGTTGCACAGGTGGATGTGTAAATGGTGGTGGTCAACCTCATGTGCACTCTAAAATCAAAAACTCTGGTATAGATGTTCGAACTTTGCGTGCTAAAGCATTATATGAGGAAGATCAATTGTGTACCGTACGTAAATCTCATCAAAATAAAGCAATCCAAGAACTTTACAGAGATTTCTTAGGGGAACCTAACAGTCATAAATCACATGAATTACTTCATACACATTATGTAAAAAGAGAAATATATCCTAATAAAAAATAA
- the nuoF gene encoding NADH-quinone oxidoreductase subunit NuoF, whose amino-acid sequence MNFYRSHVLICGGTGCTSSKSVEIKEELERNLEQLELINEVQVVMTGCFGLCEAGPIIIVYPEGTFYSEVKVEDMKRIAEEHLLKGRIVKDLLYKEALVDDQVKSVDEVEFYSRQTRIALKNCGVIDPENIDEYIAKDGYQAIAKVLTEMTPEAVIEEIKASGLRGRGGAGFPTGLKWEFTAKATGDQKYVACNADEGDPGAFMDRSVLEGDPHSVIEAMAIAGYAIGASKGYVYVRAEYPIAVKRLKIAIDQAREYGLLGTNILDTGFGFDLDIRLGAGAFVCGEETALIESIEGKRGMPRPRPPFPAQKGIWGKPTLLNNVETYANITQIINNGAGWFASIGSEKSKGTKVFALGGKINNTGLVEIPMGTPLREVIYDIGGGIPDGKKFKAVQTGGPSGGCLTDEHLDTPITYDDLVALGSMMGSGGMIVMDEDNCMVDIARFFLDFTCDESCGKCTPCREGTKRMLELLDKITSGKGTLEDLDQLETLAYTIKDTALCGLGQTAPNPVLSTLEHFRDEYEAHVKNKKCPAGICQDLLEYYIIPDLCKGCTKCSRVCPQDCISGEVKQLHVINVEDCIKCGACLDACPFNAIIKQ is encoded by the coding sequence ATGAATTTTTATCGATCACATGTACTGATCTGTGGTGGTACTGGATGTACATCATCAAAGTCAGTTGAGATTAAAGAGGAATTAGAGAGGAATTTAGAACAGTTAGAACTCATAAATGAAGTACAGGTTGTTATGACAGGTTGCTTTGGACTTTGCGAAGCGGGACCGATTATAATTGTATATCCTGAAGGTACTTTCTACTCAGAAGTAAAAGTAGAGGATATGAAACGAATAGCGGAAGAGCATTTGTTAAAAGGACGAATTGTTAAAGATTTATTATATAAAGAAGCACTAGTCGATGATCAAGTTAAGTCTGTAGATGAAGTAGAATTCTACTCAAGACAGACACGAATAGCATTAAAGAATTGTGGTGTCATTGACCCTGAAAACATTGATGAATATATAGCTAAAGATGGCTATCAAGCGATTGCTAAAGTACTAACTGAAATGACGCCTGAAGCTGTTATAGAAGAGATTAAGGCGTCAGGTTTACGAGGTCGAGGTGGAGCAGGGTTTCCTACAGGTTTAAAGTGGGAATTTACGGCTAAAGCAACTGGTGACCAGAAATATGTTGCTTGTAATGCTGATGAGGGAGACCCTGGTGCATTTATGGATCGTTCAGTACTCGAGGGAGACCCACATTCAGTAATTGAAGCGATGGCAATAGCCGGATATGCTATTGGTGCTAGCAAGGGGTATGTATACGTAAGAGCGGAATATCCGATTGCAGTAAAGCGTTTAAAAATTGCAATTGATCAAGCAAGAGAATATGGTCTTTTAGGAACGAATATTTTAGATACAGGGTTTGGATTTGATTTAGATATTCGCTTAGGAGCCGGAGCATTTGTATGTGGTGAAGAGACTGCGCTGATTGAATCAATTGAAGGTAAACGTGGTATGCCAAGACCTAGACCACCATTCCCTGCTCAAAAAGGAATTTGGGGAAAACCAACCTTATTGAATAACGTTGAAACTTATGCAAATATTACTCAAATCATAAATAACGGTGCCGGCTGGTTTGCTAGTATCGGTTCAGAAAAATCAAAGGGAACGAAAGTATTCGCATTAGGCGGAAAAATTAACAATACGGGATTGGTTGAAATACCAATGGGAACACCTTTAAGAGAAGTTATTTATGATATAGGTGGTGGAATTCCAGACGGCAAAAAATTTAAGGCAGTTCAAACAGGTGGACCATCAGGTGGTTGTTTAACGGATGAACATTTAGACACCCCAATCACATATGACGATTTAGTTGCGTTAGGCTCAATGATGGGTTCTGGTGGAATGATCGTTATGGATGAAGATAATTGTATGGTTGATATCGCACGATTCTTCCTTGATTTTACATGTGATGAATCCTGTGGTAAATGTACTCCTTGTCGTGAGGGAACGAAGCGTATGTTAGAACTACTCGATAAAATCACGAGTGGCAAAGGAACGCTTGAGGATTTGGATCAATTAGAAACGTTAGCATATACGATTAAAGATACTGCATTATGTGGACTTGGCCAAACTGCACCGAATCCGGTGTTATCAACTCTTGAGCATTTTAGAGATGAGTATGAAGCACATGTAAAGAATAAAAAATGTCCTGCTGGTATTTGTCAGGATTTATTAGAATATTACATTATACCTGATTTATGTAAGGGTTGTACAAAATGTTCACGTGTATGTCCTCAAGATTGCATTTCAGGAGAGGTTAAACAACTTCATGTAATAAACGTAGAAGATTGTATAAAATGTGGCGCATGTTTAGATGCATGTCCGTTTAATGCAATTATTAAACAATAG
- a CDS encoding (2Fe-2S) ferredoxin domain-containing protein, which produces MKSLEDLKKIREATLKNLQLRNQDESEQVRIVVGMGTCGISAGARPVLNAIVEELNKRNISGVSVVQTGCVGMCRLEPMFDLYKNGEKVTYVNMTPEKSREVVAEHVVNNHVVSGYTIGKTE; this is translated from the coding sequence ATGAAGTCACTTGAGGATTTAAAAAAGATTAGAGAAGCAACGCTTAAGAATTTACAGTTACGTAATCAAGACGAATCTGAACAAGTACGTATAGTTGTTGGAATGGGGACTTGCGGAATTTCAGCAGGTGCTAGACCGGTTTTAAATGCAATTGTGGAAGAATTAAACAAACGAAATATTAGTGGTGTTTCAGTTGTTCAAACAGGTTGTGTAGGAATGTGCCGTCTAGAACCGATGTTTGATCTATATAAAAATGGTGAAAAGGTAACGTATGTAAATATGACACCAGAGAAATCACGAGAAGTGGTAGCAGAACATGTTGTAAATAATCATGTAGTATCTGGTTATACAATTGGAAAAACGGAATAA
- a CDS encoding NADH-quinone oxidoreductase subunit NuoE family protein has product MAKIELSEERFTELKTFIENNRSATSGLMPVLHKAQDIFGCIPLKVQKFISKEMDVPVSEIYGVVTFYTRFSTEPVGDYLVGVCMGTACYVKGAQKILDRIARELDVKVENTTDDGKFTLTATRCVGACGLAPVVMINDDVYGKLKPDEVTDMLSKYKG; this is encoded by the coding sequence ATGGCAAAAATAGAATTGTCAGAAGAAAGATTTACGGAATTAAAAACATTTATTGAAAACAATCGATCTGCAACATCTGGGTTAATGCCTGTACTTCATAAGGCGCAGGATATTTTTGGATGTATCCCACTAAAAGTACAAAAGTTTATTTCAAAAGAAATGGATGTACCTGTTTCTGAAATTTATGGGGTAGTAACATTCTACACTAGGTTTTCAACTGAACCTGTAGGAGACTACTTAGTGGGGGTATGTATGGGGACTGCGTGCTATGTAAAAGGAGCGCAAAAAATCCTAGATCGTATCGCTAGAGAATTGGATGTTAAGGTAGAAAATACTACTGATGATGGAAAGTTTACCTTAACCGCAACACGTTGTGTAGGTGCCTGTGGACTTGCACCTGTTGTTATGATTAATGATGATGTTTATGGTAAGTTAAAGCCAGACGAAGTAACCGATATGTTAAGTAAATATAAAGGCTAA
- a CDS encoding ATP-binding protein — protein sequence MRDLSMHVLDICMNSVRAKATFLEVLIEQQKEYLNLTIRDNGIGMDESTLKRVIDPFYTTRKTRHVGLGIPLLKASSERCKGEFSISSHVNKGTLIKSSFLYNHIDCLPIGDIQETFITLIMVEPDIDYLFKYNVSGHKIEIDTRKMRKILSEVPLNSPLVINWLKKELNSIKK from the coding sequence ATGAGGGATTTATCGATGCATGTGTTAGATATATGTATGAACTCAGTTCGAGCGAAGGCTACATTTTTAGAGGTGTTAATTGAACAACAAAAGGAATATTTGAACTTAACAATACGAGATAATGGAATTGGTATGGATGAATCAACGCTTAAAAGGGTAATAGATCCATTCTATACTACAAGAAAAACGCGTCACGTTGGACTTGGAATTCCACTATTAAAGGCATCATCAGAACGATGTAAAGGAGAATTTTCTATATCATCTCATGTGAATAAAGGTACCTTAATAAAGAGTAGCTTTTTATATAACCACATTGATTGTCTGCCTATTGGAGATATACAAGAGACATTCATTACGTTGATTATGGTAGAACCTGATATAGATTACTTATTTAAGTATAATGTAAGTGGTCATAAGATCGAGATTGATACTCGTAAAATGAGAAAAATCTTAAGTGAGGTTCCATTAAATAGTCCACTTGTTATTAATTGGTTAAAAAAAGAACTTAATTCAATTAAAAAATAA
- a CDS encoding PHP domain-containing protein codes for MPKYYYDLHIHSTLSPCGDASMTPNNIVNMASIKQLDIIAVTDHNCAKHVHVISKLAQEQGILLIPGIEVESSEEVHLLCLFANLEQLNRFSHTMYEGLPNMDNDETFFGSQTIFNELDEKIGSEQKLLCTSTSFTILEIIDLVHSEQGIVFAAHIDKRANSILSNLGFIPTDLKLDGIELSHRTNPRSFLESHPQYRHYNCIQNSDAHYLKDISERLHSIELPCNTTEAFIDYFRS; via the coding sequence ATGCCTAAGTATTACTACGATCTTCATATTCATTCGACGTTATCGCCTTGTGGTGATGCTTCTATGACACCGAATAATATTGTTAATATGGCATCGATTAAACAGTTAGATATAATAGCCGTAACCGATCATAATTGTGCAAAACATGTACATGTGATTTCTAAACTAGCGCAAGAACAGGGAATCTTATTAATTCCTGGGATTGAGGTAGAATCGTCTGAAGAGGTACATTTATTGTGTTTGTTTGCTAACCTAGAGCAGCTAAATCGCTTTTCTCACACGATGTATGAGGGATTACCGAATATGGATAATGATGAAACGTTCTTTGGGTCTCAAACCATCTTTAATGAATTAGATGAAAAGATCGGTAGTGAGCAAAAGTTATTGTGTACATCAACATCTTTCACAATTCTAGAGATTATTGATCTCGTGCACAGTGAACAGGGTATTGTCTTTGCCGCTCATATTGACAAACGAGCAAATAGTATCCTTTCAAATCTAGGCTTTATTCCTACTGATCTAAAACTTGATGGAATTGAGCTTAGTCATCGTACAAATCCTAGGAGTTTTCTTGAAAGTCATCCTCAGTATAGACACTATAATTGCATTCAAAATTCAGATGCCCATTATCTAAAGGACATTTCTGAGCGGTTACACAGTATTGAATTGCCTTGTAATACGACAGAAGCATTTATAGACTATTTTAGGAGTTGA
- a CDS encoding DRTGG domain-containing protein — MNVKDLISTGHFKLVSKSERCDRDIKGIYSCDLLSWVMSHANNDDAWITVQAHANIVAVASLLELSCIIVVENASVDEETIEKANEHQVPVLTTSKSAYEVITFLNDMGL; from the coding sequence ATGAACGTTAAGGACTTAATCTCAACTGGTCACTTTAAACTAGTCAGTAAAAGTGAACGGTGCGATCGTGACATTAAGGGAATCTATAGTTGTGACTTACTAAGTTGGGTTATGTCACATGCAAATAATGACGATGCGTGGATTACAGTACAGGCACATGCCAATATTGTTGCCGTTGCGTCATTACTTGAACTAAGCTGTATTATTGTTGTTGAGAATGCATCTGTAGACGAAGAAACCATAGAAAAAGCAAATGAACACCAAGTACCTGTGCTCACTACATCAAAGTCAGCTTATGAAGTCATAACCTTTTTAAACGATATGGGATTGTAG
- a CDS encoding [Fe-Fe] hydrogenase large subunit C-terminal domain-containing protein, protein MKGNNHHIKINYDSCIGCTRCMRVCPTEALRIKKQKVYFIEERCIHCGHCVDTCHLHGFKVQDDVSLHIDDEKYNVLILPNGIFGTFSNIRDYLQLRDRLIEKGFDEVVDLSIYSELLAEKIEAFIKREYNYPYIYTNCPTVIRLIQLRYPSLIKHIIPFECVFEIAAKITRKIITENKNIQDDALNIIYLTECLSNLFSIKQPITKEHSEIDQVLLLTNFLKEFTSSKHQSLKSNQTFNLSKKGILLAKNSGLKNLTMIDDYISVDGIDHVDRILKKAEIDQLSNIKLIEAYSCRGGCIGGSYCIEDVFIGKSKLNHLVNEIDESYQETDQYKQIASYFKDESIEFEKNIHSKNISLLDQDFISSLKKLQRVNELVNKLPQIDCSACGSPSCRALAEDIVRGEKKITDCIVLNTKRREENER, encoded by the coding sequence ATGAAGGGGAATAATCATCATATAAAAATTAACTATGATAGCTGTATTGGCTGCACAAGGTGTATGCGCGTGTGTCCGACAGAAGCTCTAAGAATTAAAAAACAAAAAGTTTATTTTATTGAAGAACGGTGTATACATTGCGGACATTGCGTAGATACGTGTCATTTACACGGTTTTAAAGTGCAAGATGATGTCTCTTTGCATATAGATGATGAAAAATATAATGTACTAATTTTACCTAATGGCATTTTCGGTACATTTAGTAATATACGAGACTATTTACAACTACGTGATCGATTGATTGAAAAGGGCTTTGATGAAGTCGTTGATTTGTCTATTTATTCTGAACTATTAGCTGAAAAAATAGAAGCGTTTATAAAGAGGGAATATAACTATCCTTATATTTATACCAACTGTCCAACCGTCATTCGGTTGATACAATTGCGATATCCATCATTAATCAAACATATCATCCCCTTTGAATGCGTATTTGAAATAGCAGCAAAAATTACCCGGAAAATAATTACTGAAAATAAGAACATTCAAGACGATGCGCTTAACATCATATATCTTACTGAATGCTTATCAAATTTATTTTCAATTAAGCAACCTATCACTAAAGAACATTCTGAAATTGATCAAGTGTTATTACTAACCAATTTTTTAAAAGAATTCACAAGTTCTAAGCATCAATCGTTAAAATCGAATCAAACGTTCAATCTTTCAAAAAAAGGCATATTACTTGCTAAAAATAGTGGTCTGAAAAATTTGACCATGATTGATGATTATATATCAGTTGATGGAATAGACCATGTTGACCGTATTCTGAAAAAGGCAGAAATTGATCAACTAAGTAATATTAAATTGATTGAAGCATATTCGTGTCGGGGAGGATGCATTGGAGGAAGTTATTGTATTGAAGATGTATTTATTGGAAAGAGCAAATTAAATCATTTAGTTAATGAAATAGATGAATCTTATCAAGAAACCGATCAGTATAAACAGATTGCGTCTTATTTCAAAGATGAATCGATCGAATTTGAAAAAAATATTCACTCTAAAAATATATCTTTACTGGATCAAGATTTTATTTCGTCCTTAAAAAAATTACAGAGGGTCAATGAACTTGTCAATAAATTACCACAGATTGATTGCAGTGCCTGTGGTTCTCCCTCTTGCAGAGCTTTAGCTGAAGATATTGTAAGGGGAGAAAAAAAGATTACTGATTGTATTGTATTAAATACGAAAAGGAGAGAGGAAAATGAACGTTAA
- a CDS encoding ATP-binding protein — MAEKVEFAFDIDHDDFVNAGNVSSKIKKHLTQLGLNNRLIRNVAITAYEAEMNLIIHSCGGMLQLSIDQNEIELISKDSGPGIDDVDLAMKEGFSTATEKVRELGFGAGMGLPNMKRLSDDFIIHSTKNGTTIRIRFKIILD; from the coding sequence ATGGCAGAAAAAGTAGAGTTTGCTTTTGATATCGACCATGATGATTTCGTTAATGCTGGTAATGTGTCAAGTAAAATAAAAAAGCATCTAACACAATTGGGTTTAAATAATCGTCTCATTCGGAACGTAGCTATCACGGCATATGAAGCTGAAATGAATTTGATTATCCATTCTTGTGGTGGGATGTTACAACTAAGTATTGACCAAAATGAAATTGAATTAATATCAAAAGATTCTGGTCCTGGAATTGATGATGTAGATTTAGCTATGAAAGAAGGGTTTTCTACTGCAACGGAAAAGGTTCGAGAGTTAGGTTTTGGAGCGGGGATGGGATTACCGAATATGAAACGATTATCAGATGATTTTATCATCCATTCAACAAAAAATGGGACTACAATTCGTATTCGATTTAAAATTATATTGGATTAG
- a CDS encoding ABC transporter ATP-binding protein, with protein MVLVKLSKQYGEQAVFKDFNIELTKGKIHTILGPSGCGKSTLLKCIAGLESYEGQIDIDPNNLSYVFQEDRLFPWFTVDKNLKIINDDHPLIDNYLNRFKVYDLKRKFPSQLSGGERQRISIIRACIYNKPIILLDEPFKSLDYNLKWEIVNMLAELQKEKQATVILITHDIDVSLYLSDLIFVLSNKPTSVKLQVENIKKESLKSEFAMKKRIHIMEAL; from the coding sequence ATGGTGTTAGTCAAATTATCAAAACAATATGGAGAACAGGCTGTTTTTAAGGATTTTAATATTGAACTTACTAAGGGGAAAATACATACAATCCTAGGTCCTAGTGGTTGTGGTAAATCAACACTGTTAAAGTGTATAGCTGGTTTAGAGTCGTACGAAGGTCAAATTGATATAGATCCTAATAATCTCTCTTATGTATTTCAGGAAGACAGACTATTTCCATGGTTTACAGTTGATAAGAACTTAAAGATTATTAATGATGATCACCCCTTAATTGACAATTATTTAAATCGATTCAAGGTGTATGACCTTAAGAGAAAGTTTCCCTCGCAACTAAGTGGTGGTGAAAGACAGCGCATTTCGATTATTCGTGCGTGTATCTATAACAAGCCAATAATCCTTTTAGACGAACCGTTTAAATCATTAGATTATAATTTGAAATGGGAAATAGTGAACATGTTGGCTGAACTTCAAAAAGAAAAACAAGCGACGGTTATACTGATTACACATGATATCGATGTGTCTCTTTATTTATCCGATCTGATTTTTGTATTATCAAATAAACCAACTAGTGTCAAGCTGCAAGTTGAAAACATAAAAAAAGAAAGCTTAAAAAGTGAATTTGCAATGAAGAAGAGGATTCATATTATGGAGGCATTATAG
- a CDS encoding ABC transporter permease translates to MVIKYRILVELIVSLIKFMIRLVKRYAFQVIFFILVLIGWHIISKIVNIDYILPSPVQVLDYFNKEITLVDASKQVGMTLFRVTIGYSVALLFALVLSILATIHQVFEKSVNQIVIISKTLPTISIILIALIWLGRSKATFLIAILVVFPLLYEVFYNSIKNIDPKLVDVSHIYQFNFRKRLKYLYIPSVIMNFTLSLKQTFGLCFKVMVMAEVLGQAQAGIGSEIYEAKLYLEMAGVFSWTIILIFIVLLIDYLIISLIKTRKKWM, encoded by the coding sequence ATGGTCATAAAGTACAGAATTTTAGTCGAATTGATTGTTAGCCTCATTAAATTTATGATTCGTTTAGTAAAACGTTATGCATTTCAAGTAATTTTTTTTATTTTAGTACTAATAGGGTGGCATATAATCAGTAAAATTGTCAATATAGACTATATACTCCCTTCTCCAGTACAAGTACTTGACTATTTTAACAAGGAAATAACGTTAGTAGATGCAAGCAAACAAGTCGGAATGACACTATTTCGGGTCACAATTGGTTATAGCGTTGCACTACTGTTTGCATTAGTACTTAGTATCTTAGCAACCATTCACCAGGTGTTTGAAAAAAGTGTTAACCAAATAGTTATAATTAGTAAAACACTACCAACCATTTCAATCATTTTAATCGCCTTGATCTGGCTAGGTCGGTCTAAGGCAACCTTTTTAATTGCTATTTTAGTTGTTTTTCCATTACTCTATGAAGTCTTCTACAATTCGATTAAGAATATTGATCCTAAACTAGTAGATGTCTCGCATATTTATCAATTTAACTTTCGTAAACGATTAAAATATCTTTATATACCGAGTGTTATAATGAACTTTACATTAAGCCTTAAGCAGACGTTTGGACTTTGTTTTAAAGTAATGGTGATGGCCGAAGTACTAGGACAGGCACAAGCAGGGATAGGCTCTGAAATATATGAGGCAAAATTGTATCTTGAAATGGCCGGAGTTTTTTCATGGACGATTATTTTAATTTTTATTGTATTATTGATTGACTATTTAATCATTTCGCTTATTAAAACGCGAAAGAAATGGATGTGA